The genomic segment CGGCCGGTGAGCCGGGAGCGGCGCGCCTGGCGCTTGGTCTGGGAGCGGTAGACGCGCTCGGCGGTCTGCTCGCCGAGCAGCCGCAGGCGGGTCGCGGTGGAGAACCGGTCCTTGGTCCCGGCCTTGGCCATGGTTCCGCCTCCCCAGAGCTGAGCAGCGCTTACACGTACGTACGTCCCCGCACACGGTACGGGACCGGATGCGGGGACGTACGTAACTACGTGGCGGCGAGAACTCAGCCCTTGAAACGCGGGAACGCGCTGCGGCCCGCGTAGACCGCCGCGTCGTCCAGGATCTCCTCGATGCGCAGGAGCTGGTTGTACTTGGCGACGCGCTCGGAGCGGGCCGGGGCGCCGGTCTTGATCTGGCCGCAGTTGGTGGCGACGGCGAGGTCGGCGATGGTGACGTCCTCGGTCTCGCCGGAGCGGTGCGACATCATGCACTTGAAGCCGCTGCGCTGGGCCATCTCGACGGCGTCCAGGGTCTCGGTCAGCGAACCGATCTGGTTGACCTTGACGAGCAGGGCGTTGGCCGAGTTCTCCTCGATGCCGCGGGCCAGGCGCTCGGGGTTGGTGACGAACAGGTCGTCGCCGACGAGCTGCACCTTGTCGCCGAGCTTCTCGGTGATGACGTTCCAGCCGGCCCAGTCGTCCTCGAACAGCGGGTCCTCGATGGAGACGAGCGGGTACGAGGCGACGAGCTCCTCGTAGTACTCGGTCATCTCGGCGGCCGAGCGGTCCTTGCCCTCGAAGGAGTACGTGCCGTCCTTGTAGAACTCGGACGCGGCGACGTCGAGGGCGAGCGCGATCTGCTCACCGGGGACGTAGCCGGCCTGCTTGATGGCCTCGAGGATGAGGTCGAGCGCGGCGCGGTTGGAGTCCAGGTTCGGGGCGAAGCCGCCCTCGTCG from the Streptomyces venezuelae genome contains:
- the eno gene encoding phosphopyruvate hydratase, translating into MPSIDVVVAREILDSRGNPTVEVEVGLDDGSTGRAAVPSGASTGAFEAIELRDGDPNRYMGKGVEKAVLAVIEQIGPELVGYDATEQRLIDQAMFDLDATDNKGSLGANAILGVSLAVAHAASEASDLPLFRYLGGPNAHLLPVPMMNILNGGSHADSNVDIQEFMIAPIGAESFSEALRWGTEVYHTLKKVLKDKGLSTGLGDEGGFAPNLDSNRAALDLILEAIKQAGYVPGEQIALALDVAASEFYKDGTYSFEGKDRSAAEMTEYYEELVASYPLVSIEDPLFEDDWAGWNVITEKLGDKVQLVGDDLFVTNPERLARGIEENSANALLVKVNQIGSLTETLDAVEMAQRSGFKCMMSHRSGETEDVTIADLAVATNCGQIKTGAPARSERVAKYNQLLRIEEILDDAAVYAGRSAFPRFKG